The DNA region GATGCGCTCGACCACCGCGAGGTGGCGGGCGTCCGGATCGCTCTTGGGCGGCGCGGTGTAGAGGCCGTCGATGTCCGAGAACAGCACCAGCACGTCGGCGTCGATCATGGTGGCGACCCGGGCGGCGAGCCGGTCGTTGTCGCCGTAGCGGATCTCCGAGGTCGCCACCGTGTCGTTCTCGTTCACGACCGGGACCGCGCGCATCTCCAGCAGCTTCAGCACGGTGGCGCGGGCGTTGAGGTAGCGGCGGCGCTCCTCGGTGTCCTGCGGCGTCACGAGGATCTGGCCGGCGACGATCCCGTGGTGGCCCAGAGCCTCGGCCCAGTGGCGGGCCAGCGTGATCTGCCCCACCGAGGCCGCGCCCTGGCTCTCCTCCAGGCGCAGGGCGCCGGGCGGCAGGCCCAGCACCGTCCGGCCGAGGGCGATGCTGCCGGAGGACACGACCAGCACGTCGACGCCCCGCCCGTGCAGCTCCGCGATGTCCTCGGCCAGCGCCGCGAGCCAGGCGTGGCGCAGGCGGCCGGCGCTGCGGTCGACCAGCAGGGCCGAACCGACTTTGATGACCACGCGGCGGAATTCTTCGAGGGCAGGGATCATGATTCTCGCGGGGACGCGCGTTCGCGGCGGGTGTGGACCGAGACCCGCCCTTTGAACAGCCGCTCGAGGGCTAGGGCTAGGGCTAGGGCTACGGCTGCCAGGCGGCCACGGGCTTCCGTTTGGCCTCGGCGCTGGCGTC from Methylobacterium sp. NMS14P includes:
- the proB gene encoding glutamate 5-kinase, coding for MIPALEEFRRVVIKVGSALLVDRSAGRLRHAWLAALAEDIAELHGRGVDVLVVSSGSIALGRTVLGLPPGALRLEESQGAASVGQITLARHWAEALGHHGIVAGQILVTPQDTEERRRYLNARATVLKLLEMRAVPVVNENDTVATSEIRYGDNDRLAARVATMIDADVLVLFSDIDGLYTAPPKSDPDARHLAVVERITPEIEAMAGGPASELSRGGMRTKVEAAKIAASGGTHLVIADGRGKNPLRAVRDGARCTWFLSGSTPTAARKTWIAGSLEPRGTLTIDAGAEQALRSGASLLPVGVRAIEGSFSRGDAVMIRDPEGRILGRGLVAYDSAEAALIIGHPSARIPELLNYPGRAWMVHRDDLALF